GGCACGCGACAACCTGCGTCATCTGCTGGCCGCCGAGCCGGAGGTGTGCATTATCGGCGAATGTGCAAATGCGATTGAGGCCATCAGCCAGATCCACCGGCTGCAGCCGGACGTGGTGTTTTTGGATATCCAGATGCCGCGCATCAGCGGCCTGGAGATGGTCGGCATGCTCGATCCCAACCGGATGCCGCATATTGTATTCCTCACCGCGTACGATGAGTATGCGCTGCAGGCGTTTGAGGAGCACGCCTTTGACTACCTGCTGAAGCCGGCGGAGCCGCAGCGGCTGCAGAAAACCCTGCAGCGTCTGCAGCAGCGTCATACGGCGCAGGATATCGCTGCACTGCCGGAAAGCGCCGGCTATTTGAAATATATCCCCTGCGCCGGGCACAGCCGGATTTATCTGCTGCGTTTTGACGAGGTGATCGCCATCCGCTCGCGCGCCAGCGGCGTGTATGTGGTGCGTAACGACGGCATGGAGTGCTTTACCGAACTGACGCTGCGCA
The nucleotide sequence above comes from Serratia rhizosphaerae. Encoded proteins:
- the btsR gene encoding two-component system response regulator BtsR; this encodes MLNILIVDDEPSARDNLRHLLAAEPEVCIIGECANAIEAISQIHRLQPDVVFLDIQMPRISGLEMVGMLDPNRMPHIVFLTAYDEYALQAFEEHAFDYLLKPAEPQRLQKTLQRLQQRHTAQDIAALPESAGYLKYIPCAGHSRIYLLRFDEVIAIRSRASGVYVVRNDGMECFTELTLRTLESRTPLVRCHRQYLVNLEQVREIRFEEGGAAEMIMSVGDAVPVSRRYLKSLKEQLGLRG